A part of Thermococcus sp. SY098 genomic DNA contains:
- a CDS encoding ATP-binding protein, with translation MLFDPRPKMDRKELFDREEEIESLKKLTDKPLVLLLGIRRIGKSSILRVALNELGNGIYIDARKLYFDSGGWITNDVLIRIFEKSLNSLKGEFKEKIIDALKYIKGVKLFGVDIRFKREVLLSEVLEALDEVGVVIGIDEAQYLRFYGSKGGKEFLALLAYSYDNLRNVHFILTGSEVGLLHDFIGIDNYESPLYGRVCEELTIVPFSRELSKEFLRRGFEEVGIQISEDDIEKAVEILDGIPGWLVDFGNEYIKIKSLEKALEGVMKRAEEFLKGELKELEKRSPRYVLILKAIARGYDRWELIKDYLERKSKRVPNSRLAELLRNLEKMSWITPELKDGRKRYKIIDPVVERVLRK, from the coding sequence ATGTTATTTGATCCACGACCGAAGATGGATAGGAAAGAGCTTTTTGACAGGGAAGAAGAAATTGAGTCGCTTAAGAAGCTCACTGATAAACCATTGGTTCTGCTTTTAGGAATTAGAAGGATAGGCAAAAGTTCAATTTTAAGGGTCGCTCTTAATGAACTCGGAAATGGTATTTATATTGACGCAAGAAAACTGTACTTTGACTCTGGAGGCTGGATAACAAATGACGTGCTAATTCGAATATTCGAAAAATCCCTAAACTCTCTAAAAGGTGAATTCAAGGAAAAAATCATAGATGCATTGAAATATATTAAAGGTGTCAAACTTTTTGGAGTTGACATAAGGTTCAAAAGAGAAGTCCTTCTTTCGGAAGTTCTCGAAGCTCTTGATGAGGTTGGTGTTGTAATAGGAATTGATGAAGCCCAGTATCTGAGGTTTTATGGCTCCAAAGGGGGAAAAGAGTTCTTGGCACTGCTTGCATACAGCTATGATAATCTTAGGAACGTTCATTTTATCTTAACTGGTTCTGAAGTAGGACTTCTTCATGACTTTATTGGAATTGATAATTATGAAAGTCCTCTTTATGGGAGAGTCTGCGAGGAACTTACAATTGTCCCATTCTCAAGAGAACTCTCAAAGGAATTTCTTAGACGGGGATTTGAAGAAGTAGGCATTCAAATAAGCGAAGATGACATTGAAAAAGCCGTTGAGATACTCGATGGGATTCCAGGTTGGCTTGTTGATTTTGGTAACGAATATATTAAAATTAAAAGCCTCGAAAAAGCCTTGGAAGGTGTTATGAAACGAGCTGAAGAGTTTTTAAAAGGAGAATTAAAGGAGCTGGAAAAAAGAAGCCCCCGCTACGTTCTGATACTAAAGGCAATAGCAAGAGGGTACGACAGATGGGAGCTTATAAAAGATTATCTGGAGAGAAAGAGCAAGAGAGTTCCAAACTCCAGGCTCGCTGAATTGCTTCGGAATCTTGAAAAAATGAGCTGGATTACGCCGGAGCTTAAAGATGGTAGGAAGAGGTACAAAATTATTGATCCCGTTGTTGAGAGAGTTCTAAGAAAGTGA
- a CDS encoding Mth938-like domain-containing protein, protein MIDSVRFGEIVIDGKRYAHDIVIYPSGKIERRKKELSKKKHGTSHKFDPDELKEYLREDFDILIVGTGVYGALRLLPEAKELVKGKEIVEKPTPEAIKLFNELRKEKKVLGVFHITC, encoded by the coding sequence GTGATTGATTCTGTGAGGTTTGGAGAGATTGTTATTGATGGGAAAAGATACGCTCACGATATCGTTATCTATCCGTCCGGAAAGATTGAGCGGAGAAAAAAAGAGCTGTCAAAGAAAAAACATGGAACAAGTCATAAGTTTGATCCAGATGAGCTGAAGGAGTATCTTAGGGAGGATTTTGATATTTTGATTGTAGGAACAGGGGTTTATGGTGCTTTAAGGCTATTACCTGAAGCTAAAGAACTTGTCAAAGGTAAGGAAATTGTAGAAAAACCGACTCCAGAGGCAATAAAGCTCTTCAATGAGTTGAGAAAGGAAAAGAAGGTTCTGGGAGTTTTTCACATTACATGCTGA
- a CDS encoding NUDIX hydrolase translates to MDRYVLLIKAPKGYDITPVKEDIKKLLSEKYPELKAEVHRCIGLTVDLVILYKNGIVLIKRKHEPFKDHWALPGGFVEYGERVEDAAIREAKEETGLNVELIKLIGVYSDPNRDPRGHTVTIAFLAKGHGDLKGGDDAREAKVFSFDEIKSLKLAFDHDKIIGDALKALRGVSL, encoded by the coding sequence ATGGACAGATACGTTTTACTAATTAAAGCTCCTAAAGGTTATGACATAACTCCAGTTAAAGAGGATATAAAAAAGCTCCTTTCAGAAAAATATCCTGAGCTAAAAGCTGAGGTCCATAGATGCATTGGCTTAACGGTTGATTTAGTGATTCTTTATAAAAACGGTATTGTTTTGATAAAACGCAAACACGAGCCTTTCAAAGACCATTGGGCTTTGCCAGGTGGCTTCGTTGAGTATGGAGAGAGAGTAGAAGATGCGGCAATTAGAGAGGCAAAAGAGGAGACAGGGTTGAATGTTGAGCTGATAAAGCTCATTGGAGTTTACAGCGATCCTAACAGAGACCCAAGGGGGCATACAGTTACAATAGCATTCTTAGCCAAGGGACATGGAGATCTTAAGGGAGGAGACGATGCCAGAGAGGCAAAAGTCTTCAGCTTTGATGAGATTAAGAGCTTAAAGCTGGCTTTTGATCATGATAAGATAATTGGTGACGCATTAAAAGCTCTGAGGGGGGTGAGTTTGTGA
- a CDS encoding carbohydrate kinase, with protein MKCLIVGHLTHDIILRGNVRIERIGGGVYYSALVLSPFCDVEIITKVGKDFPKEWLRELKERGIRITLLPSRYTTTYELRYLDENTRILRLLSKADPFRVSEIPTDNWDIILLNPVANEISGEIVKKMRGFISIDVQGFVRSFENGKVGLKKTNASFLSNARIVHADVNEFEMLEGIGGKQPEVMLISNGADRGEAVYRGERYHFEPIKMSVAETTGAGDSFLAYFSYFYKRYPFMKALKMTVSFTAFFLKYRTPFFDFDEARENAKNVKVEKIVTDEETSAR; from the coding sequence ATGAAGTGCTTGATAGTAGGACATTTAACCCATGATATAATACTCAGGGGGAATGTTCGAATTGAGAGAATTGGTGGGGGAGTGTACTATTCCGCCTTGGTGCTCTCTCCTTTCTGTGACGTGGAAATTATAACCAAAGTTGGAAAGGATTTTCCAAAAGAATGGTTGAGGGAACTTAAAGAAAGAGGAATTCGGATTACACTTCTTCCCTCAAGATACACTACAACCTACGAGCTTAGATATCTCGATGAGAACACACGAATCCTAAGGCTGCTGTCCAAAGCTGACCCTTTTAGAGTATCTGAGATTCCTACTGATAACTGGGACATTATACTTCTAAATCCTGTTGCCAATGAGATTTCAGGAGAGATCGTGAAGAAAATGAGAGGCTTTATCTCCATTGATGTCCAGGGATTCGTCAGGAGCTTTGAAAACGGGAAAGTTGGACTGAAGAAAACCAACGCTTCATTTCTAAGCAATGCCAGAATTGTCCATGCAGATGTTAATGAGTTTGAGATGCTCGAGGGGATAGGAGGCAAGCAACCAGAAGTCATGCTCATTTCTAATGGAGCTGATAGAGGAGAAGCAGTTTATAGAGGGGAAAGGTATCACTTTGAGCCCATAAAAATGTCAGTTGCTGAAACAACAGGAGCCGGTGATTCTTTTTTGGCATATTTCTCATATTTCTACAAGCGATATCCATTTATGAAAGCATTAAAAATGACGGTCTCATTCACCGCATTTTTCCTTAAATATCGCACTCCTTTCTTTGATTTTGACGAAGCCAGAGAAAATGCTAAAAATGTGAAAGTCGAAAAAATAGTGACCGATGAAGAGACGTCAGCACGCTGA
- the dapA gene encoding 4-hydroxy-tetrahydrodipicolinate synthase yields the protein MFRLIEGIYVPHVTPFNDDEEINEEALRDLIHYFENARVSGFVTLGSNGEFPYLNFEEKMRVLKIVCEETNLPVIAGVTENSTRETIKLAKEAWNLGVDALLIAPPYYFKPNEKELFAHYSAIAQSVEAPILIYNVPKFTGINIPIQVIEHLVEEYSNIIGIKDSSGSIGRIGELIRRLGEDMSILAGTADLIYPALALGAHGAVIAVANVAPRLCVELYTAFLEKKYDRAKRLQLMINYLNEVLVKRYNQISAIKEAMNMLGLNVGYPRMPSLMLDEEAVREIEFVLADVGLL from the coding sequence GTGTTTCGTTTGATTGAGGGCATATATGTTCCCCATGTAACGCCTTTCAATGATGATGAAGAGATCAATGAAGAAGCCCTGAGAGATCTTATTCACTACTTTGAAAATGCCAGGGTGAGCGGTTTTGTAACTTTGGGGAGCAATGGTGAGTTCCCGTATCTGAACTTTGAAGAGAAGATGAGAGTTCTAAAAATAGTTTGCGAAGAAACAAACCTGCCAGTTATTGCCGGTGTAACTGAAAATTCAACACGAGAGACTATAAAACTGGCAAAAGAAGCTTGGAATCTTGGTGTTGATGCCCTTTTGATAGCTCCCCCCTACTATTTCAAACCCAATGAAAAGGAACTCTTTGCCCACTATTCTGCAATAGCCCAGAGCGTTGAAGCCCCGATCCTGATCTACAATGTTCCTAAGTTTACTGGCATAAACATTCCAATCCAGGTAATTGAGCACTTAGTTGAGGAGTATTCAAACATAATAGGTATTAAGGATTCAAGTGGCTCAATTGGGAGGATAGGTGAGCTTATCAGAAGACTCGGCGAAGATATGAGCATCTTAGCTGGAACTGCGGATTTGATTTATCCCGCATTGGCATTGGGAGCTCATGGGGCAGTTATAGCTGTTGCAAATGTTGCTCCCCGCTTATGCGTTGAGCTTTACACCGCTTTTCTTGAAAAGAAATATGATAGGGCTAAGCGTCTGCAACTGATGATAAACTATCTCAACGAGGTCTTGGTGAAAAGATACAATCAAATAAGTGCAATAAAAGAAGCTATGAACATGCTTGGCTTAAATGTTGGTTACCCACGGATGCCATCTCTTATGCTCGATGAAGAGGCTGTTCGAGAGATCGAATTTGTACTTGCAGATGTTGGGTTGCTGTGA
- a CDS encoding 7-carboxy-7-deazaguanine synthase QueE yields MSYRLILAEIFNSWQGEGGSVEGSAFGRRQIFVRFAGCDLRCVWCDSRQFIDASKVSQWRYEIEPFSGRFGYKPNPAILDEVVDVILSLDTGDIHSISYTGGEPTLQIKPLKALMEKMNELGFKNFLETHGGFPEKIAEIAHLVDYASVDIKDESAGATGAWRDLVMMEVESIKILRKAGAKVYAKLVVTKDTKLENIEWYASLLRGIAPLAIQPKEPIDLPHKQLMEFYKAATKILGRENVGLSFQVHKYLNVL; encoded by the coding sequence TTGAGCTATAGGCTTATTTTAGCTGAGATTTTTAATAGCTGGCAGGGTGAAGGCGGGAGTGTGGAAGGCTCAGCTTTCGGTAGAAGGCAGATTTTTGTCAGATTTGCTGGTTGCGACCTTAGATGTGTGTGGTGCGACTCAAGACAGTTTATAGATGCCTCAAAAGTCTCACAGTGGCGCTACGAAATTGAGCCTTTTTCTGGAAGATTTGGATATAAACCCAATCCAGCCATCTTGGATGAAGTTGTTGATGTTATTTTGAGCCTTGACACGGGGGATATTCATTCAATCAGCTACACTGGGGGAGAACCAACTCTACAAATTAAACCTCTGAAAGCACTAATGGAAAAAATGAATGAGCTTGGCTTTAAGAATTTCCTCGAAACCCACGGAGGTTTTCCAGAGAAGATTGCTGAGATTGCCCATCTCGTCGATTACGCAAGCGTTGACATAAAGGATGAGAGCGCAGGAGCAACAGGTGCATGGAGAGATTTAGTGATGATGGAAGTTGAGAGCATTAAAATCTTAAGGAAGGCTGGTGCAAAGGTCTATGCCAAGCTTGTGGTTACAAAAGACACCAAGCTTGAAAACATAGAATGGTATGCTTCTCTTCTCAGGGGTATAGCTCCTCTTGCAATTCAGCCGAAAGAACCAATTGATTTGCCCCATAAGCAACTGATGGAGTTTTATAAAGCCGCTACTAAAATCTTAGGAAGAGAAAACGTTGGGCTGAGCTTTCAGGTTCATAAGTACCTGAATGTTTTGTGA
- a CDS encoding cupin domain-containing protein, whose translation MNAHPEVKKLKDMVGYQEGAVVSRTIIDKKTGTVTVFAFDKDQGLSEHTAPFDALVYILEGKAEVVISGKSYYLEEGDMIVMPANELHALKAVDKFKMVLVMIKEE comes from the coding sequence ATGAATGCACACCCGGAAGTTAAAAAGCTGAAGGATATGGTGGGGTATCAGGAAGGTGCGGTAGTAAGCAGAACCATAATAGATAAGAAAACCGGCACAGTAACAGTTTTTGCATTTGATAAGGATCAAGGATTGAGCGAGCATACTGCTCCTTTTGACGCGCTTGTTTATATCTTAGAAGGCAAGGCTGAAGTTGTGATTTCAGGGAAATCCTATTACCTTGAAGAAGGAGACATGATAGTGATGCCAGCCAACGAACTTCACGCTTTAAAGGCGGTAGACAAATTCAAGATGGTCTTAGTAATGATAAAAGAGGAATGA
- the topA gene encoding DNA topoisomerase I, with protein sequence MVILIIAEKPNVAKKIAYALAERKPIRKTLYGVPYYELIRDGKKIIVAPAVGHLYTLAPKTKTYGYPIFDIEWVPVYVAEKGKSYAKDYIKALRELAKRADEFIIACDYDTEGEVIGYTALKYACGIDPKKAKRMKFSALTKRDILKAWYNLEPTINFGMADAGIARHILDWYWGVNLSRALTHAIKRASGKWMILSTGRVQGPTLKFLVEREKEIANFKPTPYWVIKMILEKNGKQYTATYEKERILDEEEAKRIVQEAKKGPAFVEKVEVKQQKRNPPHPFDLGTLQREAYSAFGYSPKKTLDIAQRLYERGFTSYPRTSSQKLPKNLNYKYIIQSLAKIPEYKPFTHELLGKPQLKPVEGPKDDPAHPAIYPTGELPKPGELTQEEKNIYDLIVRRFLAAFADPAVREIMKVIINSNNHRFILSGARTVKEGWLKIYGKYVSFDEVILPKFREGEPVKVIQIKREKKKTKPPARYSPASVIKKMEDLGIGTKATRAQILETLYQRGYIEGKKKIKVTPLGMKVIEALEKNVPEIVSVELTREFEEKMDEIMKRKLSKDKVIEKAKEQLIKILREFKAKELDIGRELVEKLIESEEKKTKKSKKKAAKELTAEEEEAIKKAVEDNEKKNNNPIIVGKCPKCGGDLVVRYNRKTGKRFVGCSNWPSCDVTYPLLQRGKIIPTGRVCPECGNAPIVKIREGNREYEVCLNMNCKKWKYNNKTNKRRP encoded by the coding sequence ATGGTCATCCTGATCATAGCAGAAAAGCCGAATGTAGCAAAAAAGATTGCATATGCCCTTGCTGAAAGGAAACCAATAAGAAAAACACTTTATGGAGTTCCCTATTATGAATTAATCCGTGATGGAAAGAAGATCATCGTAGCTCCGGCAGTTGGTCATCTCTATACATTGGCTCCAAAAACCAAAACTTACGGCTATCCGATTTTTGACATCGAATGGGTTCCTGTCTATGTTGCTGAAAAAGGGAAAAGCTATGCTAAGGACTACATCAAAGCTTTGAGAGAGCTTGCAAAAAGAGCTGATGAATTTATTATTGCTTGTGATTATGATACTGAAGGTGAGGTAATTGGTTATACAGCACTAAAATACGCCTGTGGTATTGATCCAAAGAAAGCGAAGCGCATGAAGTTCTCCGCACTAACTAAGCGGGACATCCTCAAGGCGTGGTACAACCTTGAGCCGACAATAAACTTTGGAATGGCAGATGCTGGAATAGCCAGGCACATTCTCGACTGGTACTGGGGTGTTAACCTTTCAAGAGCTCTGACGCATGCCATAAAGCGTGCAAGCGGTAAATGGATGATTTTAAGTACGGGAAGGGTTCAAGGGCCGACACTCAAATTCTTAGTTGAGCGGGAAAAGGAAATTGCAAACTTCAAACCAACCCCATACTGGGTCATAAAGATGATTTTGGAGAAAAACGGAAAGCAGTATACAGCCACCTACGAAAAAGAGCGCATCTTAGATGAAGAAGAAGCAAAGCGCATTGTTCAAGAGGCTAAGAAAGGGCCAGCTTTTGTCGAGAAAGTTGAAGTCAAGCAGCAGAAGAGAAATCCCCCACATCCATTTGACTTGGGAACACTCCAGAGAGAAGCCTACTCTGCTTTTGGTTATTCTCCAAAGAAGACTTTGGATATTGCACAAAGGCTGTATGAGCGGGGTTTTACGAGCTACCCCAGAACCTCCTCCCAGAAGCTCCCTAAGAATCTAAACTACAAATACATAATTCAAAGCCTCGCAAAGATCCCTGAATATAAACCTTTCACCCATGAGCTTTTGGGTAAACCTCAGCTAAAACCAGTTGAGGGGCCAAAAGATGACCCAGCTCATCCAGCAATTTACCCTACCGGTGAACTACCCAAACCCGGAGAGCTAACTCAGGAGGAAAAGAATATCTACGATTTGATAGTTAGAAGATTCTTGGCTGCATTTGCAGATCCAGCAGTTAGGGAGATTATGAAGGTCATAATAAACTCAAACAATCACCGATTCATCTTGAGCGGAGCAAGAACAGTAAAGGAAGGCTGGCTTAAAATTTACGGGAAATATGTCAGCTTTGATGAAGTTATTCTGCCCAAGTTTAGAGAGGGGGAACCTGTCAAGGTTATTCAAATCAAACGTGAGAAAAAGAAGACAAAACCTCCCGCAAGGTACTCTCCAGCGAGTGTTATCAAGAAAATGGAGGATTTAGGAATAGGAACAAAGGCGACAAGGGCGCAAATTTTGGAAACGCTTTATCAGAGGGGATACATTGAAGGAAAAAAGAAAATTAAGGTAACTCCTCTTGGCATGAAGGTAATTGAGGCATTAGAAAAGAACGTGCCAGAGATTGTAAGTGTTGAGCTTACAAGGGAGTTTGAAGAGAAGATGGACGAAATTATGAAGCGGAAACTCAGCAAGGATAAAGTTATTGAAAAGGCAAAGGAACAGCTGATAAAAATTCTCAGGGAGTTTAAAGCAAAAGAGCTTGACATAGGCAGGGAACTGGTGGAAAAACTCATTGAGAGTGAAGAAAAGAAAACAAAAAAATCAAAGAAAAAGGCTGCTAAAGAGCTGACAGCTGAGGAAGAAGAAGCCATAAAAAAGGCTGTTGAAGATAATGAAAAGAAAAATAATAACCCAATAATTGTGGGAAAATGCCCCAAATGCGGTGGAGATTTAGTCGTAAGGTACAACAGAAAAACCGGGAAGCGGTTTGTCGGCTGCTCTAACTGGCCCAGCTGCGATGTCACATACCCCCTTCTTCAGAGAGGGAAAATAATCCCAACAGGAAGAGTTTGCCCAGAGTGCGGCAATGCTCCAATAGTGAAGATTAGAGAGGGGAATAGGGAATATGAGGTCTGCTTAAATATGAACTGCAAGAAATGGAAATACAATAATAAGACAAATAAAAGGAGACCCTAA
- a CDS encoding NAD(P)/FAD-dependent oxidoreductase, with amino-acid sequence MHYDVVVVGAGIAGPILSRNLAKMGYKVLMIDKKAEIGTPKRCGEGLGIEAFKKYNIPLDKRFINREIYGAAIYSPSGYRLEIRYDRVAGVILERKIFDKMLAYYAAKAGAEVMAKTEAVGLIRKEGKIAGVKAKHEGEPLEIYADVIVAADGVESRVARWAGLNSFLPPHELDSAYEYEMIIENFEFDPDLIHLYFGNNVAPRGYVWIFPKDEDRANVGIGINGDNPKTAKYYLEKWLKENNIKGTKILEVNVGGVPVGGFLKELVKDNVVVVGDAARQVNPMHGGGMAEAMEAATIASKWIDKALSEENLELLKGYTEEWWAGEGQKLLRILKVRQISEKLSDDELDVAVQALSGADAEKIAAGDYKEVFKALIKHPRILLKPKMLKLLKEAL; translated from the coding sequence TTGCATTATGATGTTGTAGTGGTTGGAGCCGGCATTGCGGGGCCAATTCTCTCAAGGAATTTGGCTAAAATGGGATACAAAGTTCTCATGATTGATAAAAAAGCCGAAATTGGAACGCCAAAAAGATGTGGAGAAGGCTTGGGAATAGAGGCATTTAAAAAGTATAACATTCCGTTGGATAAGCGTTTTATAAATAGGGAAATTTATGGTGCTGCAATATATTCCCCGAGCGGCTATAGACTTGAAATCAGGTATGATAGGGTTGCAGGCGTAATCTTGGAAAGGAAAATCTTTGACAAGATGCTGGCATATTATGCAGCCAAGGCTGGAGCAGAGGTTATGGCAAAGACAGAGGCTGTTGGCTTAATAAGAAAAGAAGGCAAGATAGCTGGAGTTAAGGCTAAGCACGAAGGCGAACCTTTGGAGATTTACGCTGACGTTATTGTCGCGGCTGATGGGGTAGAAAGCAGAGTAGCGAGATGGGCTGGACTAAACAGCTTTTTACCACCTCACGAGCTTGACTCAGCCTATGAATATGAAATGATAATCGAGAATTTCGAGTTTGATCCAGATTTGATTCACCTCTACTTTGGAAATAACGTCGCCCCAAGAGGCTACGTATGGATCTTTCCAAAAGATGAAGATAGGGCAAATGTTGGAATTGGGATAAATGGGGATAATCCCAAAACAGCAAAATACTACCTCGAAAAGTGGCTCAAAGAGAACAACATAAAGGGAACAAAGATTCTGGAGGTTAACGTCGGTGGAGTCCCTGTTGGCGGCTTTTTGAAAGAGCTTGTCAAAGACAACGTTGTAGTTGTTGGTGATGCGGCAAGACAGGTAAATCCAATGCACGGAGGAGGAATGGCGGAAGCCATGGAAGCGGCAACAATAGCGAGTAAGTGGATCGACAAAGCTTTGAGCGAAGAAAACCTTGAACTTCTCAAAGGCTACACCGAAGAGTGGTGGGCTGGGGAAGGCCAAAAATTGCTTAGGATTCTAAAGGTCAGGCAGATAAGTGAGAAGCTCAGTGATGATGAGCTTGATGTTGCAGTTCAGGCATTGAGTGGTGCAGATGCTGAAAAAATAGCTGCTGGAGATTACAAGGAAGTTTTCAAAGCACTGATAAAGCATCCAAGAATTTTACTTAAGCCAAAAATGCTCAAACTTTTAAAAGAGGCACTTTAG
- a CDS encoding DUF362 domain-containing protein: protein MALPQVEILIDKEKCYLCGSCVAVCPKEAIIIENDEWKFFQEKCIGCKFCVLACPVGALSAREGE from the coding sequence ATGGCGCTTCCACAGGTTGAGATTCTAATTGATAAAGAAAAGTGCTATCTTTGTGGCTCTTGTGTGGCAGTGTGCCCAAAAGAAGCAATAATAATTGAAAACGACGAATGGAAGTTCTTCCAAGAAAAATGCATTGGGTGTAAGTTCTGCGTTTTGGCATGTCCAGTCGGAGCATTGAGTGCCAGGGAGGGTGAGTGA
- the surR gene encoding sulfur metabolism transcriptional regulator SurR, whose amino-acid sequence MSEPDIFYILGNKVRRDLLSHLTCTECYFSLLSNKVSVSSTAVSKHLKIMEREGLLKSYEKEGKFIGPVRKYYKITLSSTYVVTVTPNLFWYRGIKLDEKPKLKRFEIDLENLEESPNTLQSMVLNLIDANKQLHILLEALKSLESYRDMLVKTIKERYLEEIGDMTQLAILHYLMLYGEATIEDLSDRLNIKEREVIKKAEELNKFVPLTIKDRTIKIDEEKLRKVAK is encoded by the coding sequence ATGTCTGAACCGGATATATTTTACATTCTGGGAAACAAGGTGAGGAGAGATTTGCTCAGTCATTTAACTTGTACTGAATGCTACTTCAGCTTATTGAGCAATAAGGTTAGCGTTTCCTCAACAGCAGTCTCAAAACACCTCAAAATCATGGAAAGGGAAGGACTCCTCAAATCATATGAGAAGGAAGGTAAATTCATAGGGCCCGTTAGGAAGTATTATAAAATAACCCTATCCAGCACTTATGTTGTCACGGTGACCCCTAATTTATTTTGGTATAGGGGTATAAAACTGGATGAAAAGCCCAAGTTGAAGAGATTTGAAATAGATTTGGAAAACCTTGAAGAGTCTCCAAATACCCTTCAGTCTATGGTTCTCAACCTTATTGATGCTAATAAACAGTTGCACATCTTGCTGGAGGCTTTAAAGTCTCTCGAAAGCTATAGGGATATGCTTGTGAAGACGATAAAGGAGCGCTATTTGGAAGAAATCGGAGACATGACACAGCTGGCAATACTTCACTATTTGATGCTTTATGGTGAAGCTACAATTGAAGATCTCAGCGATCGCTTAAACATCAAGGAGAGGGAGGTCATCAAGAAGGCTGAAGAGCTAAACAAGTTTGTACCGTTAACAATAAAAGACAGAACAATAAAGATAGACGAGGAAAAATTGAGAAAAGTGGCAAAATAG
- the pdo gene encoding protein disulfide oxidoreductase — MGLISDGDKKVIREEFFSKLTNPVKLIVFIGKDHCQYCEQLKQLVQEISELSDLVSFEVHDFDTEKELAQKYRVDRAPVTVITQDGKDFGVRYFGLPAGHEFGAFLEDIVDVSNGTTDLMKETKETLKEIDRDVRILVFVTPTCPYCPMAVRMAHKFALENALAGKNKILGDMVEAIEYPEWADQYRVMAVPKIVIQVDGVDKVEFEGAYPEKMFLEKLLEALE, encoded by the coding sequence ATGGGATTGATAAGCGACGGAGATAAGAAGGTCATAAGAGAGGAATTTTTCTCAAAGCTAACCAACCCAGTCAAGCTCATCGTGTTCATTGGCAAGGATCACTGCCAGTACTGCGAGCAGTTAAAGCAGCTTGTTCAGGAAATCAGCGAGCTGAGCGATCTTGTTAGCTTTGAAGTTCATGATTTTGACACTGAAAAGGAACTGGCACAGAAATATAGGGTTGACAGAGCTCCAGTTACAGTAATCACTCAAGACGGAAAGGATTTTGGCGTCAGATACTTTGGTCTCCCAGCAGGTCACGAGTTCGGTGCATTCCTTGAGGACATAGTTGATGTTTCCAACGGAACAACGGACTTGATGAAAGAAACCAAGGAAACACTCAAAGAAATTGATAGGGACGTCAGAATCTTGGTCTTTGTCACCCCAACCTGTCCGTACTGTCCTATGGCAGTTAGAATGGCTCACAAGTTTGCCCTCGAAAATGCACTTGCTGGAAAGAACAAAATACTTGGAGACATGGTTGAGGCTATTGAGTACCCAGAATGGGCTGACCAGTACAGAGTGATGGCGGTTCCAAAGATTGTCATACAGGTTGACGGTGTCGACAAAGTTGAGTTTGAGGGCGCATATCCAGAGAAGATGTTCCTTGAGAAACTTCTTGAGGCACTCGAGTGA
- the trmY gene encoding tRNA (pseudouridine(54)-N(1))-methyltransferase TrmY — MRIFIIKANHAHTKADFSLKDLPGTSGRIDLLCRSINSAFLLSHGFRKNVRVWLNLNGPPNPPKTIRFEGNEIRPKTINPDERSIAKLIIKALKAGERIRDPGKEHQVLPGIYISNLTFEDIIRKTLKSAKLYYLHEEGKPIAEVNFKGNIAFVLGDHVGLSEEDEAFLENIAEKISIGRKSYLTSHVIAYVNIFLDNLGS; from the coding sequence ATGAGGATTTTCATCATCAAAGCAAACCATGCTCATACAAAAGCGGATTTCAGCCTGAAAGATCTACCTGGGACAAGCGGTAGGATTGATTTACTCTGCCGAAGCATTAACTCCGCTTTTCTGCTCTCCCACGGCTTTCGCAAAAATGTTAGAGTTTGGCTAAATCTGAATGGTCCTCCGAATCCACCTAAAACCATTCGATTCGAAGGTAACGAGATTAGACCCAAGACAATAAATCCAGATGAGAGGAGCATTGCAAAACTGATAATTAAAGCACTAAAGGCTGGTGAAAGAATCAGAGATCCCGGCAAAGAGCATCAAGTCTTGCCCGGGATTTACATCAGCAATTTAACCTTTGAGGACATAATCAGAAAAACCCTCAAGAGTGCAAAGCTCTACTACCTTCACGAAGAAGGTAAACCGATAGCTGAGGTTAACTTTAAAGGAAACATTGCGTTTGTTCTTGGAGATCACGTTGGATTATCTGAGGAAGATGAGGCTTTCCTTGAAAACATTGCAGAAAAGATTAGCATCGGAAGAAAGAGTTACCTAACCTCACATGTTATTGCTTATGTCAACATCTTTCTGGACAATTTGGGCAGCTAA